From one Enterococcus sp. DIV2402 genomic stretch:
- the frr gene encoding ribosome recycling factor, whose translation MADQILTEAKEKMQKAADSLQRDLGQIRAGRANASLLDRVSVVYYGVPTPLNQMASITIPEARVLMVTPFDKTILQEVEKAIMASDLGITPTNDGNVIRLVLPQLTEERRKELAKDVKKAAENAKVAVRNARRDAIDAYKKQQKASEITEDDLKDSEKEVQAATDESIKNLDAIAAEKEKELLEV comes from the coding sequence ATGGCAGATCAAATTTTAACAGAAGCAAAAGAAAAGATGCAAAAAGCAGCAGATAGCTTACAACGTGATTTAGGACAAATTCGTGCAGGTCGTGCGAATGCTAGCCTTTTAGACCGCGTATCAGTCGTTTATTATGGTGTACCAACGCCATTAAATCAAATGGCTTCAATTACAATCCCAGAAGCGCGTGTATTAATGGTTACACCATTTGATAAAACAATATTACAAGAAGTTGAAAAAGCAATTATGGCATCTGATTTAGGAATTACACCAACAAATGACGGAAATGTGATTCGTTTAGTGCTTCCTCAATTAACAGAAGAACGTCGTAAAGAATTAGCAAAAGACGTTAAAAAAGCAGCTGAAAATGCAAAAGTTGCTGTTCGTAATGCTCGTCGTGATGCAATCGATGCATACAAAAAACAACAAAAAGCAAGCGAAATTACAGAAGATGATTTGAAAGATTCAGAAAAAGAAGTTCAAGCAGCAACAGACGAAAGCATCAAAAACTTAGATGCAATCGCAGCAGAAAAAGAAAAAGAACTATTAGAAGTTTAA
- the pyrH gene encoding UMP kinase: MVKPKYQRVVLKLSGEALAGDEGFGIKPPTIQEIVKELKQVHDLGVELAIVVGGGNIWRGQIGAQMGMERAQADYMGMLATVMNALALQDTLENAGVPTRVQTSIDMRQIAEPYIRRRAERHLEKGRVVIFAGGTGNPYFSTDTTAALRAAEINADVILMAKNNVDGVYSADPKLDTNAVKFEELTHLDVIAKGLQVMDSTASSLSMDNDIPLVVFNLNEAGNIQRAILGENIGTTVRGK, translated from the coding sequence ATGGTAAAACCAAAATATCAACGTGTTGTTTTAAAATTAAGTGGGGAAGCTTTAGCAGGAGATGAAGGGTTTGGTATTAAACCACCAACTATTCAAGAAATCGTTAAAGAGTTGAAACAAGTTCATGATTTAGGCGTAGAATTAGCTATCGTTGTTGGTGGTGGAAATATTTGGCGTGGACAAATTGGCGCACAAATGGGCATGGAACGTGCGCAAGCAGATTATATGGGGATGCTTGCTACAGTAATGAATGCATTAGCGTTACAAGATACATTAGAAAATGCTGGTGTGCCAACTCGTGTGCAAACATCCATTGATATGCGCCAAATTGCAGAGCCATATATTCGTCGTCGTGCCGAACGTCACTTAGAAAAAGGACGCGTAGTTATTTTTGCTGGAGGAACAGGAAATCCTTATTTCTCAACAGATACAACTGCAGCATTAAGAGCAGCTGAAATTAATGCTGATGTTATTTTAATGGCAAAAAATAATGTTGATGGTGTCTACTCTGCCGATCCTAAATTAGATACAAATGCGGTTAAGTTTGAAGAATTAACACATTTGGATGTGATTGCTAAAGGATTGCAAGTAATGGATTCTACTGCAAGTTCTTTAAGTATGGATAACGATATTCCATTAGTTGTATTTAACTTAAACGAAGCTGGCAATATTCAACGTGCTATTTTAGGCGAAAATATTGGTACAACTGTGCGTGGAAAATAA
- a CDS encoding SRPBCC family protein, producing MTKLEDNLMRDMRFKKIKEGDTMNELGTLHELNGRYVIRFEHFFSDKPEAIFQFVTNSNYFSQWYPFATGEMDLRIGGKISFDDGEGSQYTATITALEESYLLAFSEMDDLIRIELLEEDKGCRMVFTHTFDDVAWTVQTAIGWHNCLEVFVQLVHGQPITWPDDSSKLRKIYSEAFNREK from the coding sequence TTGACCAAGCTTGAAGATAATTTAATGAGAGACATGCGATTTAAAAAAATTAAGGAAGGTGATACGATGAATGAATTGGGAACACTACATGAATTGAATGGGCGCTATGTTATACGTTTTGAACATTTTTTTTCTGATAAACCGGAAGCTATTTTCCAATTTGTTACAAATTCTAATTATTTTTCACAGTGGTATCCTTTTGCAACAGGAGAAATGGATTTAAGAATTGGTGGGAAAATTTCCTTCGATGATGGTGAAGGTTCACAATATACAGCAACTATCACAGCATTAGAAGAGTCATATTTATTGGCTTTCAGTGAAATGGATGATTTGATACGCATAGAATTGCTAGAAGAAGATAAAGGATGTCGAATGGTTTTTACCCATACATTTGATGATGTTGCATGGACAGTGCAAACTGCGATAGGATGGCATAATTGTTTAGAGGTATTTGTTCAGCTTGTTCATGGGCAGCCAATTACATGGCCTGATGACTCAAGCAAACTTCGTAAGATTTATAGCGAAGCATTTAATAGAGAAAAGTAA
- a CDS encoding PolC-type DNA polymerase III, whose protein sequence is MSKEREKFEILLDQMNLDPELQKHPLLQTGKMTQVVVHRQSKCWSFTLGFEKILPAELYQNFYQHLELAFKDIAAVRLQLETEDKQFDEQLLQDYWSLALANQNCDTPLVKQVLKSQFPKMQEKKIVLPVTNDAVISILQQQYLPVIEANYQRFGFDRFRIQPILDHKQAEADLQELAQRQQKQQEAFMQQAAENIASHEQRKKEKKQAPAALEGPIMLGRNIPADELVTPMGNILEEERRVTIQGYVFDKEVRELRSKRKILILKITDYTSSFIVKKFSNGEKDEQIFDAISKGSWLKVRGSIQEDTFMRDLVMNAQDLVEIKHDTRKDYAPEDEKRVELHLHSNMSTMDATNNISDLVAQAGKWGHKAIAITDHGGAQAFPDAHQAGKKAGVKIIYGVEANVVDDGVEVAYNAQPVPLTDATYVVFDVETTGLSAVYDTIIELAAVKMNKGNVEASFDEFIDPGHRLSNTTVNLTGITDEMVRGSKSEEEVLRLFREFSEGAILVAHNASFDMGFLNMSYKKYGIPEADNPVIDTLELARYLYPEFKRFGLGVLSKKFGVSLEQHHRAIYDAEATGHLAWIFVKEAIEKHEMLLHEDLNRHVGGANSIKAARPFHATILVKTQEGLKNLFKLISMSNITYFHDKAPRIPRSELGKLRDGLLVGTACDKGEVFVAMMQKGYEAAKEKAKFYDYIEVMPKPVYAPLIEQELVKSEKDLEDIIQKLIAIGDELGKPVVATGNVHYLNEEDAIYRKILINSMGGANPLNRHSLPKVHFRTTDEMLTEFQFLGNDLAKKIVVENPNNLVDSCEVVVPVKDELYTPKIPGSEQEITDLSYNRAKELYGNPLPDIVEKRLEKELNSIIGNGFSVIYLISQKLVHKSNQDGYLVGSRGSVGSSFVATMTGITEVNPLAPHYFCPECQYSEFYEDGSYGSGFDMPEKSCPKCGTRLKKDGHDIPFETFLGFHGDKVPDIDLNFSGEYQPEAHNYTKVLFGEEYVYRAGTIGTVADKTAYGFVKGYERDHNLHFRGAEVDRLAKGATGVKRTTGQHPGGIIVIPDYMDVYDFTPIQYPADDLESEWRTTHFDFHSIHDNILKLDILGHDDPTVIRMLQDLSGIDPKTIPTDDPEVMRIFEGTDVLGVNPENIYSKTGTLGIPEFGTRFVRGMLEQTHPSTFAELLQISGLSHGTDVWLGNAEELIRQGTADLANVIGCRDDIMVYLMHAGLDDGLAFKIMESVRKGKGIPDDWQVEMKKQNVPDWYIDSCLKIKYMFPKAHAAAYVLMALRVAYFKVYFPILYYCAYFSVRADDFDLVAMAKGKEAVKERMKEITDKGMDASTKEKNLLTVLELCNEMIERGYEFGMIDLYKSDAENFVIDGNKLIAPFRAVPSLGLNVAKQIVEARKNGPFLSKEDLANRGKVSKTLIEYMTDNGVLKDLPDENQLSLFDML, encoded by the coding sequence TTGTCTAAAGAAAGAGAGAAGTTTGAAATATTATTGGATCAGATGAATTTAGATCCAGAGTTACAAAAACATCCCTTATTACAAACAGGAAAAATGACCCAAGTCGTGGTTCATCGCCAGTCTAAATGTTGGTCATTTACCTTGGGATTTGAAAAAATATTGCCAGCAGAGTTGTATCAAAATTTTTATCAACATTTGGAACTTGCTTTTAAAGATATTGCAGCTGTCCGATTACAACTCGAAACAGAAGACAAACAATTTGACGAGCAATTACTGCAAGACTATTGGTCATTAGCGTTAGCCAACCAAAATTGTGATACGCCACTTGTCAAGCAAGTGCTAAAATCGCAATTTCCCAAAATGCAGGAGAAAAAAATTGTGTTGCCTGTAACCAATGATGCAGTGATTTCCATTTTACAACAGCAGTATTTGCCAGTTATTGAAGCCAACTATCAACGTTTTGGGTTTGACCGTTTCCGCATTCAGCCGATTTTAGACCATAAACAAGCAGAAGCTGATTTACAAGAATTAGCACAACGCCAACAAAAGCAACAAGAAGCGTTTATGCAACAAGCTGCTGAAAATATTGCGTCACATGAACAACGCAAAAAAGAGAAAAAACAAGCACCTGCTGCGTTGGAAGGTCCAATTATGTTAGGGCGCAACATCCCGGCAGATGAATTAGTGACACCAATGGGAAATATTTTAGAAGAAGAACGTCGTGTGACAATTCAAGGATACGTCTTTGATAAAGAAGTTCGTGAATTACGCTCAAAACGAAAAATCTTAATTTTAAAAATTACTGATTATACATCTTCGTTTATTGTTAAAAAATTCTCGAATGGTGAAAAAGATGAACAAATATTCGATGCTATTTCAAAAGGTAGCTGGTTAAAAGTTCGTGGAAGTATTCAAGAAGATACATTTATGCGTGATTTAGTAATGAATGCGCAAGATTTAGTGGAAATTAAACATGATACACGTAAAGACTATGCTCCTGAGGACGAAAAACGAGTGGAGTTACATTTGCACTCAAACATGAGTACGATGGATGCGACCAATAATATTAGTGATTTAGTTGCACAAGCAGGTAAATGGGGACACAAAGCCATTGCAATTACCGATCATGGTGGCGCACAAGCCTTTCCTGATGCGCATCAAGCAGGGAAAAAAGCAGGTGTTAAAATCATATATGGCGTTGAAGCAAATGTCGTGGATGATGGGGTCGAAGTGGCTTATAATGCACAACCTGTTCCGCTAACTGATGCAACTTATGTTGTTTTTGACGTGGAGACAACAGGTCTATCGGCTGTTTACGATACGATTATTGAATTAGCCGCAGTGAAAATGAATAAAGGTAATGTGGAAGCTTCTTTTGATGAATTCATTGATCCGGGACATCGTTTATCAAATACAACTGTGAATTTAACAGGGATTACTGATGAAATGGTTCGTGGTTCAAAATCAGAAGAAGAAGTGTTACGTCTTTTCCGCGAATTTTCAGAAGGAGCTATTTTAGTAGCTCATAATGCGTCCTTTGATATGGGCTTCTTAAATATGAGTTATAAAAAATATGGGATTCCTGAAGCTGACAATCCCGTGATTGATACTTTAGAATTGGCACGGTATTTGTATCCAGAATTTAAACGTTTTGGTTTAGGTGTCTTATCGAAAAAATTTGGTGTTTCATTGGAACAACATCACCGAGCGATTTATGATGCAGAAGCAACTGGTCATTTGGCGTGGATTTTTGTAAAAGAAGCCATAGAAAAACACGAAATGTTATTACATGAAGATTTAAACCGACATGTAGGTGGCGCAAACTCGATTAAAGCAGCCCGACCGTTTCATGCAACGATTTTAGTGAAAACTCAAGAAGGTTTAAAAAATCTTTTTAAATTAATTTCCATGTCGAATATCACTTATTTTCATGACAAAGCACCACGTATTCCTCGTTCAGAATTAGGAAAATTACGTGACGGCTTGCTTGTAGGAACGGCATGTGATAAAGGCGAAGTGTTTGTTGCAATGATGCAAAAAGGGTATGAAGCAGCAAAAGAAAAAGCGAAATTCTATGATTATATTGAAGTGATGCCAAAACCCGTTTATGCCCCATTGATTGAACAAGAATTAGTTAAAAGTGAAAAAGACTTAGAAGATATTATTCAAAAATTAATCGCCATTGGAGACGAATTAGGAAAACCAGTTGTCGCAACTGGGAACGTTCATTATTTGAATGAAGAAGATGCAATTTATCGTAAAATCTTAATTAATTCAATGGGTGGAGCGAATCCGTTAAATCGTCATAGCTTACCAAAAGTTCATTTTAGAACGACAGATGAAATGTTGACAGAGTTCCAATTTTTAGGAAATGATCTGGCGAAGAAAATAGTTGTGGAAAATCCGAATAATTTAGTCGATAGTTGTGAAGTTGTCGTTCCTGTAAAAGATGAATTATATACACCAAAAATTCCTGGATCAGAACAAGAAATTACCGATTTAAGTTATAATCGCGCCAAAGAATTATATGGTAATCCATTACCAGATATTGTTGAGAAACGTTTGGAAAAGGAATTAAATTCTATCATCGGAAATGGTTTCTCAGTTATTTATCTTATTTCACAAAAGCTAGTACACAAGAGTAATCAAGATGGTTATTTAGTAGGTTCTCGTGGTTCGGTAGGTTCAAGTTTTGTCGCAACGATGACAGGAATCACTGAAGTAAATCCTTTAGCTCCCCATTATTTTTGCCCAGAATGCCAATATTCTGAGTTCTATGAAGATGGTTCCTATGGTTCGGGCTTTGATATGCCTGAGAAATCTTGTCCAAAATGTGGCACTCGTTTGAAAAAAGATGGTCACGATATTCCGTTTGAGACGTTCTTGGGATTCCATGGGGATAAAGTTCCCGATATTGATTTGAACTTTTCAGGGGAATATCAACCTGAAGCGCATAATTATACCAAAGTGTTATTTGGAGAAGAGTATGTTTATCGGGCAGGAACAATCGGTACAGTCGCCGATAAGACTGCTTATGGTTTTGTGAAGGGCTATGAACGCGATCATAATCTTCATTTTAGAGGAGCTGAAGTCGATCGCTTAGCCAAAGGTGCTACAGGGGTTAAACGTACAACTGGTCAGCATCCAGGGGGAATTATCGTTATTCCTGATTATATGGATGTCTATGATTTTACGCCTATTCAATATCCAGCTGATGATTTAGAGTCAGAATGGCGAACAACTCATTTTGATTTCCATTCCATCCATGATAATATTTTAAAACTAGATATTCTAGGACATGATGATCCAACCGTGATTCGGATGTTACAAGATTTATCAGGAATTGATCCTAAAACAATTCCGACAGATGATCCAGAAGTTATGCGTATTTTTGAAGGAACGGACGTATTAGGCGTTAATCCTGAAAATATTTATTCAAAAACAGGAACTTTAGGCATTCCAGAGTTTGGGACGCGCTTTGTTCGAGGAATGTTAGAACAGACGCATCCATCCACTTTTGCCGAATTACTGCAAATTTCCGGACTATCACATGGAACCGATGTATGGTTAGGGAATGCCGAAGAATTGATTCGACAAGGAACAGCTGATCTAGCAAACGTAATTGGTTGTCGTGATGATATTATGGTTTATTTGATGCATGCGGGGCTTGATGACGGTTTAGCATTTAAAATCATGGAAAGTGTTCGTAAAGGAAAAGGGATTCCTGATGACTGGCAAGTAGAAATGAAGAAACAAAATGTTCCTGATTGGTACATTGATTCTTGCTTAAAAATCAAGTATATGTTCCCGAAAGCCCATGCGGCAGCATATGTATTAATGGCACTACGTGTAGCGTATTTCAAAGTTTACTTCCCAATTTTATATTATTGTGCTTATTTTTCTGTTCGTGCAGATGACTTCGATTTGGTTGCAATGGCTAAAGGGAAAGAAGCAGTCAAAGAACGGATGAAGGAAATTACAGATAAAGGTATGGATGCTTCAACTAAAGAGAAAAACCTTTTAACTGTTCTGGAATTATGTAATGAAATGATTGAGCGCGGATATGAATTTGGCATGATTGATTTATATAAATCAGATGCAGAAAATTTTGTCATTGATGGCAATAAATTAATTGCACCGTTTCGTGCGGTACCAAGTTTAGGACTTAACGTAGCAAAACAAATTGTTGAAGCGCGTAAAAATGGTCCATTTCTTTCGAAAGAAGATTTAGCTAATCGTGGTAAAGTTTCGAAAACATTGATTGAATATATGACAGACAATGGTGTGTTAAAAGATTTACCAGATGAAAATCAATTATCATTATTTGATATGTTATAA
- a CDS encoding proline--tRNA ligase, translating to MKQSKLLIPTLRETPSEADIRSHQLLVRAGFIRQVSSGVYMYLPLAHRVIEKIKKIIHEEFAKINAVEMTMPILLPKELWEESGRYASYGEALYRLEDRNQREYILSPTHEEIFTELIGNEIFSYKDLPLNLYQIQNKYRDEIRPRFGLLRSREFLMCDGYSFHSSEESLEIQYRQYEQAYREIFTRCEIVFKSVLGDSGAMGGKDSKEFLAISEVGEDVICSSTESDYAANREMATSLYTSKKSHATFLEKEKVATPNVHTIREVSELLEVAPEKIIKSLFFMADEQPILALMRGDHELNIVKLKNYLGSQTLREGTQEEAQQIFGASFGSLGPVGVPEEVRIFADLYVQDLVNSITGANEDNYHFINVNASRDFKVTEYVDLHLVQEGDLSPDGAGEIVFHRGIEIGHIFKLRTYYSEKMDARITDETGTKLPVLMGSYGIGVSRLLATIAEQHSDDTGITWPREIAPFDVHLLQMDMEDDYQAHLTSEVELALQVAGYEVLTDDRAERPGVKFVEADLIGCPIRITVGKKAVEGIVEIKIRKTGAAIEVRKEELPSTLSILLSTE from the coding sequence ATGAAACAGTCGAAACTTTTGATTCCAACATTACGAGAAACGCCTTCAGAAGCAGACATAAGAAGTCATCAGCTTTTAGTCCGTGCGGGATTTATTCGTCAAGTTTCTAGTGGAGTCTACATGTATCTACCCTTAGCTCATCGAGTAATCGAAAAAATCAAGAAAATCATTCATGAAGAATTTGCAAAAATTAATGCAGTCGAAATGACTATGCCGATCCTTCTTCCAAAAGAGTTATGGGAAGAATCTGGTCGGTATGCTTCATATGGCGAAGCATTGTATCGTTTGGAAGATCGAAATCAACGTGAATACATTTTAAGTCCAACTCATGAGGAAATTTTCACCGAATTAATTGGGAATGAGATTTTTTCATACAAAGATTTACCACTGAATCTTTATCAAATTCAAAATAAATATCGTGATGAAATTCGTCCACGTTTTGGTTTATTGCGTAGCCGTGAATTTCTAATGTGTGATGGGTATTCGTTTCACTCTTCTGAAGAGAGCCTAGAAATACAGTATCGTCAATATGAACAGGCGTATCGTGAAATATTTACACGTTGTGAGATTGTCTTCAAAAGTGTTTTGGGAGACAGTGGTGCTATGGGGGGAAAAGACTCCAAAGAGTTTTTAGCAATTTCTGAAGTGGGTGAAGATGTTATTTGCTCATCGACAGAAAGTGATTATGCAGCCAATCGTGAAATGGCGACTAGTTTGTATACTTCTAAAAAATCACATGCAACCTTTTTAGAAAAAGAGAAGGTAGCGACACCAAATGTACACACCATTCGAGAAGTATCTGAGTTGTTAGAAGTTGCGCCAGAAAAAATAATTAAATCACTCTTTTTCATGGCGGATGAACAACCGATTCTTGCGTTAATGCGTGGCGATCATGAATTAAATATAGTGAAGTTAAAAAATTATTTAGGTAGCCAAACATTACGTGAAGGGACTCAAGAAGAAGCACAGCAGATTTTTGGTGCTTCTTTTGGCTCCCTTGGTCCAGTAGGTGTACCAGAAGAGGTGCGTATTTTTGCTGATTTATATGTTCAAGATTTGGTAAATAGTATAACTGGTGCAAATGAAGATAATTACCATTTCATCAATGTAAATGCTAGTCGTGATTTTAAAGTCACTGAATACGTTGATTTGCATTTGGTTCAAGAGGGCGACCTTTCGCCAGATGGTGCTGGAGAGATTGTTTTTCATCGAGGAATCGAAATAGGCCATATTTTTAAATTAAGAACCTATTATAGTGAAAAAATGGATGCTAGAATAACAGATGAAACTGGAACGAAACTTCCTGTTTTAATGGGTAGTTATGGCATTGGTGTGAGTCGTTTGTTGGCAACAATTGCTGAACAGCACAGCGATGATACCGGAATTACTTGGCCTAGAGAAATTGCACCCTTTGATGTTCATTTATTACAAATGGATATGGAAGATGATTATCAAGCTCATTTGACAAGTGAAGTTGAACTTGCTTTACAAGTCGCTGGTTATGAAGTCTTAACGGATGATCGTGCGGAACGACCAGGAGTAAAATTTGTTGAAGCAGATTTAATTGGTTGTCCAATTCGTATTACAGTGGGTAAAAAGGCTGTTGAAGGCATTGTAGAAATTAAAATCAGAAAAACAGGTGCTGCAATAGAAGTTCGTAAAGAGGAATTACCCTCGACGCTAAGTATTTTATTAAGTACAGAATAA
- a CDS encoding phosphatidate cytidylyltransferase encodes MRQRVITAVVALALFLPIIYFDFGGISVALLGAALAVVGVYELFRMKGLAMLSFEGVLSGLGAVILVLPREWFVFLPEKTDKFMLFYLIVMLLLGISVISKNTYTIDEAAFPVIVSLYTGVGFESFVNARIENLIVLCFGLFIVWATDIGAYMVGRQYGKNKLWPEISPNKTVEGALGGILSAVVVAAVYLAIFHGSDYFGYNSFVMILLTIIFSIVGQFGDLVESAIKRHYKVKDSGTILPGHGGILDRFDSLLFVFPIMSLLGVF; translated from the coding sequence ATGAGACAACGTGTGATTACAGCTGTTGTTGCGCTAGCACTATTTTTACCAATCATTTATTTTGATTTTGGCGGTATTTCAGTTGCTTTATTAGGCGCAGCGTTAGCCGTTGTAGGTGTGTATGAGCTATTCCGCATGAAAGGACTAGCGATGTTAAGCTTTGAAGGTGTACTTTCAGGACTGGGGGCAGTCATTTTAGTTTTACCTAGAGAATGGTTTGTTTTTTTACCAGAAAAAACCGATAAATTTATGTTGTTTTATTTGATTGTGATGTTATTATTGGGAATTTCAGTAATTTCAAAAAATACGTATACAATTGATGAAGCAGCGTTTCCAGTCATTGTTAGTTTGTATACTGGTGTAGGTTTTGAAAGTTTTGTTAATGCACGTATAGAAAATTTAATTGTTCTATGTTTTGGATTGTTTATTGTTTGGGCAACCGATATTGGCGCATATATGGTCGGAAGACAGTACGGTAAAAATAAACTGTGGCCAGAAATTTCGCCTAATAAAACAGTAGAAGGTGCTCTCGGTGGCATTTTAAGTGCCGTGGTTGTTGCAGCAGTGTATCTAGCAATTTTTCATGGAAGCGACTATTTTGGCTATAATTCATTTGTTATGATTTTACTAACCATTATTTTTTCTATTGTCGGTCAATTTGGTGATTTAGTAGAATCTGCTATTAAGCGTCATTATAAAGTTAAAGATTCAGGAACGATTTTACCTGGACACGGTGGTATTTTAGATCGTTTTGATAGTTTGTTATTTGTATTTCCAATTATGAGTCTTTTAGGCGTATTTTAA
- the rseP gene encoding RIP metalloprotease RseP has translation MKTVLVFLIVFSVVVVIHEFGHFYFAKRAGILVREFAIGMGPKLFSHQGKDGTTYTIRALPMGGYVRMAGYEDEEEIKAGMLVGLVLDENDTVIKINTSHKVQLTNGIPLEVANQDLVDALTITGFVNGDERQTVTYAVAHDAILIEEDGTEVRIAPRDVQFQSAKLWQRMLTNFAGPMNNFLLTIAIFILIAFLNGGVVDRNSTTINVIENDVAATAGLKDGDEIVAINQESVDNWAQISQIVQQNPDKELQIEIKRDNQTQTITAIPKTVEAGEQKVGQLGIQAPMKTGFFDKIIGGFQDSIASFFQIIDALRSLLTNFSIDQLGGPVAIFQLSSEAAKQGPMTVLMMTAMISINLGIFNLLPIPGLDGGKLLLNIIEGVRGKPLSQEKEGIITLVGFGLLMLLMVLVTWNDIQRFFF, from the coding sequence ATGAAGACTGTTTTAGTATTTTTAATTGTCTTCTCGGTCGTGGTAGTTATTCATGAGTTTGGTCATTTTTATTTTGCAAAGCGAGCAGGGATTTTAGTTCGAGAATTTGCGATTGGAATGGGACCAAAGTTATTCAGTCATCAAGGAAAAGACGGTACGACATATACAATTCGTGCTTTGCCAATGGGCGGTTACGTCCGCATGGCTGGTTACGAAGATGAAGAGGAAATCAAGGCAGGAATGCTGGTTGGTTTAGTGCTTGATGAAAATGATACGGTTATTAAAATTAATACCAGTCATAAAGTACAACTGACAAATGGCATTCCTTTAGAGGTCGCCAACCAAGATTTAGTTGATGCATTAACGATTACAGGTTTTGTAAACGGTGATGAGCGTCAAACTGTGACGTATGCTGTTGCTCATGATGCGATTCTTATTGAAGAAGATGGAACAGAAGTGCGTATTGCACCACGAGATGTCCAATTTCAATCTGCTAAATTATGGCAACGAATGCTAACTAATTTTGCCGGACCAATGAACAATTTCTTATTGACGATTGCTATTTTTATTTTAATCGCGTTCTTAAACGGAGGTGTTGTCGATAGAAATTCAACAACTATTAATGTGATTGAAAATGATGTTGCAGCAACTGCTGGTTTAAAAGATGGTGATGAAATTGTTGCGATTAACCAGGAGTCTGTAGACAATTGGGCACAAATCAGTCAAATTGTTCAACAGAATCCTGACAAAGAATTACAAATTGAAATTAAACGTGACAATCAAACACAAACAATCACAGCTATACCCAAAACAGTGGAAGCTGGTGAACAAAAAGTGGGACAATTGGGCATTCAAGCCCCAATGAAAACGGGCTTTTTCGATAAAATTATTGGTGGTTTCCAAGATAGTATCGCATCATTTTTCCAAATTATCGATGCCTTACGTTCATTACTAACCAATTTTAGTATTGATCAGTTGGGCGGACCGGTTGCAATTTTCCAACTATCATCAGAAGCTGCTAAACAAGGGCCGATGACTGTGCTAATGATGACAGCCATGATTTCAATCAACTTAGGTATTTTTAATTTATTGCCAATTCCAGGTTTGGATGGCGGTAAACTATTATTAAATATCATTGAAGGTGTTCGGGGGAAACCTTTGAGTCAAGAAAAAGAAGGAATCATCACATTAGTTGGTTTTGGTTTATTGATGTTATTGATGGTTCTTGTTACTTGGAATGATATTCAGCGCTTTTTCTTTTAA
- a CDS encoding isoprenyl transferase, which yields MLRFFPQKSKYIQEEGEFEFQKELPIPKHIAIIMDGNGRWAQNRRLPRVAGHKEGMETVKKITKHASHLGVKVLTLYAFSTENWKRPTEEVDFLMQLPVDFFDAFVPELIKENVRVNVMGYKEFLPTHTQDAVARAIEQTKNNTGMILNFALNYGSRAEIVSAVKDVYQEVADNSGDVELIDEEMIAKHLMTGFLPVELRDPELLIRTSGEERISNFLLWQIAYSELFFTDALWPDFNELLLETSIASFQNRDRRFGGLKHKEEKK from the coding sequence ATGCTACGTTTTTTTCCACAAAAGAGCAAATACATCCAGGAAGAAGGGGAGTTTGAGTTTCAAAAAGAATTACCGATCCCCAAGCATATAGCAATTATTATGGATGGAAATGGACGATGGGCCCAAAACCGTCGTTTGCCTCGAGTAGCGGGGCATAAGGAAGGAATGGAAACAGTCAAAAAAATTACCAAACATGCCTCTCATCTAGGTGTAAAAGTACTAACTCTTTATGCGTTTTCGACAGAGAATTGGAAACGTCCGACAGAAGAAGTAGACTTTTTGATGCAGCTGCCGGTGGATTTTTTTGATGCTTTTGTACCTGAATTAATTAAAGAGAATGTTCGTGTCAATGTGATGGGCTACAAAGAATTTTTACCTACCCATACGCAAGATGCTGTAGCACGAGCCATTGAACAAACCAAAAACAATACAGGTATGATTTTGAATTTTGCATTAAATTATGGTAGTCGAGCTGAAATTGTCTCCGCTGTGAAAGACGTTTATCAGGAAGTTGCTGATAACTCAGGCGATGTTGAGCTGATTGATGAAGAGATGATTGCTAAACATTTAATGACGGGTTTTCTACCAGTTGAATTGCGTGATCCAGAACTGTTAATTCGAACAAGTGGTGAGGAGCGTATTAGTAATTTTCTTCTTTGGCAAATTGCTTACAGTGAATTATTTTTCACTGACGCTTTATGGCCAGATTTTAACGAGTTATTATTGGAAACTTCAATTGCTAGTTTTCAAAATAGAGATCGCCGTTTTGGCGGGTTGAAACATAAGGAGGAGAAAAAATGA